The nucleotide window CTGATGGAAGAAGCCGGTCAGGAAGTCAACCTTGAAGACTTCAAGCGCCCCGGCGGCGGTGGCGGCGGACGCAAGAACGACCGTCGCGGCGGCGGTGGCGGCGGACGCGGCGGTGATCGTCGCGGTCCCCGGCGCTAAGTCCACTATCCACTGAAAGACGAAAGGCGGCTCCACGGAGCCGCCTTTTTTCATATTTCCAATTGTGTTTGCCAATCGTCATGGAACCAACCGGAAAGGTTATACTGGACGGATTGACCGGCACAGGAGTAAGCTTTCCATATGAATCAGGACATCATCATTTACGGCAAGCGCACCTGCCCGCATACACACAAGGCGTTGAGCGCGCATCGCGAGGCGATCTTTCACGATATCCAACTCAATCCCGAAAAGCTGGACGAGATGCTCTCCCTCAACGGCGGAGTCAAACGCATTCCTACCATTGTTCAGGATGGCGAAGTGAGCATCGGCTACAACCGAGGCTCCTGACACGCATAAGCGGTCCGACGGGGCGCCGGAGTATCATCCAAAAGACAATGAAAAAGCCGCCCGCTCATATGAGCGGGCGGCTTTTTCATACGCTTTCGACAGCCTTATAGGGGATCAGTCGTTACGGAACTCTCCGGACTTCCCCCCGGACTTGTATATCAGCCGACAGTCGGTAATCTCGATATCCTTCTGTACGGCCTTGCACATGTCGTAAATGGTGGCGGCGGCAATCTGAGCCGCAACCAGCGCTTCCATCTCCACACCGGTCTTGCCTGTCGTACGCACCTCGGCTTCGATGCCCACCGCATGGCCGGCTTCATCCACCTCGAAGCGAACGTCTGCATAGCTCACCGGCAGGGGGTGGCACATGGGAATGAGCGCATGGGTCTGCTTGGCGGCCATGATTCCGGCGATTTTTGCAGTGGTGAGCACGTCACCCTTGGGCAGCGCGTCACGCACCAAAAGGTCGAAGGTGTTCGAATTAAGCAGCACCCGGCACCGGACAATTGCGGTACGCTTGGTGTTGTCCTTGGCCGAAACATCGACCATGCGGGCATTGCCGTCGGCATCCATGTGGGAGAAGCGGTCGCTCATGCTATTCGCCCATTACGCGGTCTTTGGCTTTCTGGAAAAAGGCCTTGGCCTTGGTCATGGGCTTGCTGTCCTCGATCTCCTGAAACTCGCGCAGAATCTCTTCCTGACGCTTGTTGAGCTTGGTAGGAGTAAGAACGCGCACCTGAACCAGCAGGTCACCCTTATGGGGGCTGCCCAGATGCGGCAGGCCGA belongs to Desulfovibrio oxyclinae DSM 11498 and includes:
- the uxx1 gene encoding UXX-star selenoprotein family 1, whose amino-acid sequence is MNQDIIIYGKRTCPHTHKALSAHREAIFHDIQLNPEKLDEMLSLNGGVKRIPTIVQDGEVSIGYNRGS
- the moaC gene encoding cyclic pyranopterin monophosphate synthase MoaC, which produces MSDRFSHMDADGNARMVDVSAKDNTKRTAIVRCRVLLNSNTFDLLVRDALPKGDVLTTAKIAGIMAAKQTHALIPMCHPLPVSYADVRFEVDEAGHAVGIEAEVRTTGKTGVEMEALVAAQIAAATIYDMCKAVQKDIEITDCRLIYKSGGKSGEFRND